One window from the genome of [Clostridium] celerecrescens 18A encodes:
- the fdhF gene encoding formate dehydrogenase subunit alpha — MVELEIDGHAIAVQKGTTILEACKSLDIEIPTLCHMKELAPDGSCRMCVVEIEGGRKGGLVPSCSEHCAPGMKVSTRSERVVESRRFILDLLLSNHVLSCFDCASNGECRLQDYCLEYGVEKTSFPYGKRVGTNETDSSNPFFSFHPEKCIMCRRCTRVCQQLQGRDVISVSNRGFDTRMSPSYQLPWRESICESCGNCVSNCPTGALSSKDQQRHYRAWEVKKVRTTCPHCATGCQMDLLVKNNRIVGVDPADGPSNRGLLCVKGKFGSYKFIHSGDRLTHPFIKRDGKFEKASWDEALDLIASRFTEIRKKYGADANAGFSCSRAPNEDNYVFQKMMRAAFGTNNVDNCARVCHSASVHGLATTLGSGAMTNPIRDITEDVDLILLIGSNPTEAHPVVGTQIRQAIRRGTQIIVVDPRKIDLVKDAVIHMPIKAGTNIAFANAMIHVIIEEGLADMDYIRERTEGFEELAEIVKGYTPEKAAEICHIDAEDIRKAARMYARAKKAPIIYCLGVTEHSTGTEGVMSLSNLAMVVGKIGKSGCGINPLRGQNNVQGACDMGCMPYDFPGYQKVANKEVREKFERAWGVPLSEATGLMSTQVLPEAIEGKIKGLYIFGEDPMVTDPDTGHVAKSLKSLDFLVVQELFMTETAQFADVILPGTSYGEKEGTFSNTERRVQRVRKAVTLEGDMRLDTDIFYDVMNRMGYPCETKTAAEIMDEIASVTPAFGGISFERLDRGETLQWPCPDKESKGTYIMHVGKFSRGLGYFYPAKYRPSKELPDNDYPFMMVTGRMLYHYNTRAMTGRTEGLNEICRDSYIEINQGDAAMLGIKDGDKVKVSSRRGEIESRAVVGDKMMPSEVFMTFHFADGNVNKITNFVIDDIARIPEYKVCAVSVKRT; from the coding sequence ATGGTTGAACTGGAAATCGATGGGCACGCCATTGCCGTACAAAAGGGAACCACCATTCTGGAGGCCTGTAAATCACTGGATATTGAGATCCCCACTCTTTGCCATATGAAAGAACTGGCGCCGGATGGTTCCTGCCGGATGTGCGTGGTGGAAATCGAGGGCGGACGAAAAGGAGGTCTGGTCCCTTCCTGCTCCGAGCACTGTGCTCCTGGAATGAAAGTATCCACCAGGTCGGAACGGGTGGTGGAATCCCGGCGCTTTATCCTGGACCTCCTTTTGAGCAATCATGTGCTCAGCTGCTTTGACTGCGCCTCCAATGGGGAATGCAGGCTCCAGGATTATTGTCTGGAATACGGTGTGGAAAAAACCAGCTTCCCCTATGGAAAGAGAGTAGGGACCAATGAAACGGACAGCAGCAATCCTTTCTTTTCCTTCCATCCTGAAAAATGTATTATGTGCCGGCGCTGCACCAGGGTATGTCAGCAGCTCCAGGGGCGAGATGTTATCAGCGTTTCCAACCGCGGTTTTGATACCCGAATGAGCCCAAGCTATCAGCTTCCGTGGAGAGAGTCCATTTGTGAATCCTGCGGAAATTGTGTGTCAAACTGTCCCACAGGGGCTCTTTCCTCTAAGGATCAGCAGAGACATTACAGGGCATGGGAGGTTAAAAAGGTACGGACTACCTGCCCCCATTGTGCTACTGGCTGCCAAATGGATCTTCTGGTGAAGAATAACCGGATCGTGGGGGTAGATCCGGCTGACGGACCGTCAAACAGAGGGCTTTTGTGCGTAAAGGGCAAGTTCGGCTCCTATAAGTTCATTCATTCCGGAGACCGTCTTACCCATCCGTTTATCAAACGGGACGGGAAATTTGAGAAGGCAAGCTGGGACGAAGCCCTGGACTTAATTGCAAGCCGGTTTACAGAAATCAGAAAGAAGTATGGAGCGGATGCCAATGCCGGCTTTTCCTGCTCCCGGGCTCCAAATGAGGACAATTACGTTTTCCAGAAGATGATGCGGGCTGCTTTTGGAACCAATAATGTAGATAACTGCGCAAGAGTCTGTCACTCCGCCTCGGTCCATGGCCTTGCCACGACCCTGGGTTCCGGAGCCATGACAAATCCAATCCGGGACATTACGGAGGATGTTGACCTTATTTTACTCATAGGCTCCAATCCAACCGAAGCCCACCCCGTGGTCGGCACACAGATCCGGCAGGCAATCAGGAGGGGCACGCAGATTATTGTGGTGGACCCGCGTAAGATCGATCTGGTTAAAGATGCGGTCATCCATATGCCAATCAAAGCTGGAACCAATATCGCATTTGCCAACGCAATGATCCATGTCATTATCGAGGAAGGCCTTGCGGACATGGACTATATACGGGAGCGGACCGAAGGGTTTGAGGAGCTGGCGGAAATCGTGAAAGGTTATACACCGGAAAAGGCTGCAGAGATCTGTCACATTGATGCAGAGGATATCCGCAAAGCCGCAAGGATGTATGCCAGGGCAAAAAAAGCTCCTATCATTTACTGCCTGGGCGTCACAGAGCATTCCACAGGAACAGAAGGTGTTATGAGCCTATCCAATCTGGCCATGGTGGTCGGGAAAATAGGAAAATCAGGCTGCGGCATCAACCCACTCAGAGGGCAAAACAATGTTCAGGGCGCCTGTGACATGGGGTGTATGCCTTATGATTTCCCTGGATACCAAAAGGTGGCAAACAAAGAGGTCCGGGAAAAATTTGAAAGAGCATGGGGCGTTCCTTTAAGTGAAGCCACCGGACTCATGTCCACCCAGGTGCTGCCGGAAGCCATAGAAGGGAAGATCAAAGGGCTTTACATTTTCGGAGAAGACCCCATGGTCACGGATCCGGATACGGGCCACGTTGCCAAGTCCCTGAAAAGTCTGGACTTTCTTGTGGTGCAGGAGCTGTTTATGACAGAAACGGCCCAGTTTGCCGATGTGATCCTGCCCGGAACCAGCTATGGGGAAAAGGAGGGAACCTTCAGCAATACGGAACGCCGGGTGCAGAGGGTACGCAAAGCGGTGACTCTGGAAGGAGACATGCGCCTGGATACGGACATCTTTTATGATGTGATGAACCGTATGGGCTATCCCTGTGAGACAAAAACGGCGGCTGAGATCATGGATGAAATCGCCAGCGTAACGCCGGCCTTTGGAGGCATCAGCTTTGAAAGGCTGGACCGGGGGGAGACGCTTCAGTGGCCCTGCCCGGATAAGGAAAGCAAAGGCACTTATATAATGCACGTGGGAAAATTTTCCAGGGGCCTTGGATATTTTTATCCGGCAAAGTACCGTCCGTCTAAGGAGCTTCCTGACAACGATTATCCGTTTATGATGGTCACGGGCCGTATGCTCTACCATTACAACACCAGAGCCATGACAGGCAGAACCGAAGGCTTAAATGAAATCTGCAGAGATTCCTATATTGAGATCAATCAGGGAGACGCAGCCATGCTGGGAATTAAGGACGGAGACAAAGTCAAAGTATCCTCCCGCCGGGGTGAAATTGAATCCAGGGCGGTGGTAGGAGATAAGATGATGCCTTCCGAAGTATTTATGACCTTCCATTTCGCAGACGGAAATGTGAATAAAATCACGAATTTTGTGATCGATGATATCGCCCGCATTCCGGAATACAAGGTTTGTGCGGTGTCTGTAAAACGAACTTAA
- a CDS encoding molybdopterin molybdotransferase MoeA, whose product MIELEEAVNLLVNSVKIETKTEKLDILSAYGRICAEDVTAPFPVPHFPKSGMDGYAVRSQDTKGASRQAPIQFQVAGEICAGDYLSIQAKPGTAIRVMTGSVVPEGYDCVIRQEDTDYGQEQAEIYMEGIPWQNYCRIGEDFQAGTCMIPRRVRLGAGHIGVLASMGIREITVLQEPKVGIISTGNELVPLTSPLGKVGVYPSSAYAIAAQLKAQGVQVPFMEISPDDARVFSRMLDERIGQADVIITTGALSVGKKDFLPEALEKIGAERLFHGVNMRPGTPVMANRYKEKLILSLSGYPFAAMVNFRLFFWPVMARMVGDDSLSWKKIRRMVVEGNVNAAKRRRFVQAFSDEMGVHIFDRNHHSSVLSEMLRSNCIIDQKQGSVISPGDMVDILYWKQDR is encoded by the coding sequence TTGATTGAATTAGAAGAAGCCGTTAACCTATTGGTGAACAGCGTTAAAATAGAAACAAAGACAGAAAAGCTGGACATTTTATCTGCCTATGGAAGAATTTGTGCAGAGGATGTGACTGCACCTTTCCCTGTCCCCCATTTCCCCAAATCAGGAATGGATGGATATGCGGTCAGAAGTCAGGATACAAAAGGCGCTTCAAGGCAAGCACCAATCCAATTTCAAGTGGCTGGTGAAATATGTGCAGGGGATTATCTTTCCATTCAGGCAAAGCCCGGTACAGCAATCCGGGTGATGACCGGTTCCGTGGTGCCGGAGGGCTATGACTGTGTGATACGCCAGGAAGATACGGACTATGGCCAGGAGCAGGCAGAGATCTATATGGAGGGAATACCCTGGCAGAACTATTGCAGGATCGGAGAGGACTTTCAGGCAGGAACGTGCATGATCCCCCGCCGGGTCCGCTTGGGGGCAGGGCATATCGGCGTTTTAGCCAGTATGGGAATCCGGGAAATTACGGTGCTTCAAGAGCCGAAGGTGGGCATAATCTCAACGGGAAATGAGCTTGTACCGCTCACCAGTCCATTAGGAAAGGTAGGGGTGTATCCCAGCAGTGCCTATGCCATCGCTGCCCAGCTGAAAGCTCAGGGAGTCCAGGTTCCTTTTATGGAAATCAGCCCTGACGATGCCAGGGTGTTTTCCCGCATGCTGGATGAAAGAATCGGCCAGGCAGATGTGATTATCACAACCGGCGCACTTTCCGTGGGAAAGAAGGATTTTCTTCCGGAGGCATTGGAAAAAATAGGGGCCGAGCGGCTTTTTCATGGAGTGAATATGCGTCCGGGTACGCCTGTCATGGCTAACCGGTACAAGGAGAAGCTCATCCTCAGCTTATCCGGTTATCCCTTTGCAGCCATGGTCAATTTCCGGCTGTTCTTCTGGCCTGTCATGGCCAGGATGGTTGGCGATGATTCCCTTTCCTGGAAAAAGATAAGGCGTATGGTAGTAGAGGGAAACGTCAATGCGGCAAAAAGGAGGCGGTTTGTCCAGGCATTCAGCGATGAGATGGGCGTCCATATCTTTGACAGAAACCACCATTCCTCCGTTTTATCCGAAATGCTCCGTTCAAACTGCATCATTGACCAGAAACAGGGATCGGTTATTTCGCCGGGGGATATGGTGGATATTCTTTATTGGAAGCAGGATCGGTAA
- a CDS encoding M18 family aminopeptidase: protein MNHIKQLETLIAASVSPYHCIMAAADQLLSAGFKELSLAEPWKLQQGGSYYINVFDSTLVAFTVGEDLGEIPALKLAASHTDWPCLKVKPSPEVTSLEYGKLNVEVYGGPLLGTWFDRPLSMAGKVCVAGTSPMKPETIFVDFSRPLLTVPNLAIHMNRDANDGVAINAQIDMLPLITRITDELSKEDFFLEALAKEAGVKKEDILDYEICIYNWEQGTLLGLQNEFYSSPRLDNLTSVQACLSGIMTGPCKNSIHAIALYDNEEIGSHTKQGAASALMERILEKICLSLGYSRETFLNVLLGGFLLSLDVAHAIHPNHGEKCDIKNQILMGDGVAIKLASSQAYATDASSTGVIEGICRTNNIPYKKFSNRSDVKGGSTLGSISSALLTMRTVDAGVPILAMHSAREVMGTKDQEALVHLAEAFFQA from the coding sequence ATGAATCATATCAAGCAGTTAGAGACACTGATCGCCGCATCCGTTTCTCCATACCACTGCATCATGGCGGCAGCAGACCAGCTATTGTCCGCAGGATTTAAAGAACTGTCCCTGGCTGAACCCTGGAAGTTACAACAGGGCGGGTCATACTACATAAACGTCTTTGATTCCACTTTGGTTGCATTTACCGTTGGGGAAGATCTGGGTGAAATACCGGCCCTTAAGCTGGCGGCTTCCCATACGGACTGGCCATGCCTGAAGGTAAAACCCTCCCCTGAGGTCACCTCTCTGGAATATGGAAAACTTAACGTGGAGGTATACGGTGGTCCTTTACTGGGAACCTGGTTTGACCGTCCCCTATCCATGGCGGGCAAGGTCTGCGTAGCCGGAACATCTCCCATGAAGCCTGAAACCATCTTTGTGGACTTTTCACGCCCCCTTCTTACGGTCCCCAACCTGGCGATCCACATGAACCGGGATGCCAACGATGGAGTTGCCATCAATGCACAGATAGACATGCTTCCCCTTATAACCCGGATCACGGATGAGTTAAGTAAGGAAGACTTTTTCTTAGAAGCTCTGGCTAAAGAGGCTGGTGTGAAAAAGGAAGATATTCTGGATTATGAAATCTGTATCTATAACTGGGAGCAAGGGACTCTCCTAGGCTTACAAAACGAGTTCTACTCTTCTCCCCGCCTGGATAACTTAACATCTGTTCAGGCCTGCTTAAGCGGGATCATGACCGGACCATGCAAAAACAGCATTCATGCCATCGCCCTGTACGATAATGAGGAAATCGGAAGCCATACCAAGCAGGGAGCTGCTTCCGCCCTGATGGAACGCATTCTTGAAAAAATCTGTTTATCCCTGGGCTATTCCAGGGAAACGTTCCTAAATGTTCTGTTAGGCGGCTTTTTGCTGTCCCTGGACGTGGCTCATGCCATTCACCCCAATCACGGGGAAAAATGCGATATTAAGAACCAGATTCTTATGGGAGACGGAGTCGCCATTAAGCTTGCCTCCAGCCAGGCCTACGCCACCGACGCTTCCAGCACAGGAGTCATTGAAGGAATCTGCCGGACAAATAATATTCCTTATAAAAAGTTCTCCAACCGCTCCGATGTGAAAGGGGGTTCCACTTTGGGAAGCATTTCTTCTGCACTTCTTACCATGCGGACAGTCGATGCTGGCGTGCCCATACTGGCCATGCACTCCGCAAGGGAAGTCATGGGCACGAAAGATCAGGAAGCCCTTGTTCATCTGGCAGAGGCGTTTTTCCAGGCATAA
- a CDS encoding DUF5721 family protein, with amino-acid sequence MIALKIEDLKLFTSKLFVGEVFDQFLAKEAVIVTFNTFTIDGNIRSTYYSKEELEEMNTGQLSTWAMMKPFCFSLIKGKRLPVSFRIILQMSKEGTERFLASRQIAFTPDQVKGLYLNIRYEEDKLSCVTGTSVSVFTLDKTLDEEWDQAFKGFLKQNEIPFLEE; translated from the coding sequence ATGATCGCACTGAAAATTGAGGACCTCAAGCTCTTTACCTCCAAGCTGTTCGTAGGGGAAGTGTTTGACCAGTTCCTTGCTAAAGAAGCTGTTATTGTTACTTTTAATACATTTACCATCGATGGAAATATCCGTTCCACTTATTACTCCAAAGAGGAACTGGAGGAAATGAATACGGGACAGCTTTCTACCTGGGCTATGATGAAGCCTTTTTGTTTTTCATTAATTAAAGGAAAAAGACTTCCTGTCAGTTTCCGGATCATCCTGCAGATGTCAAAGGAAGGTACCGAGCGCTTTCTTGCCTCCCGCCAGATTGCCTTTACTCCTGATCAGGTGAAGGGGCTGTACCTCAATATCCGCTATGAGGAAGATAAGCTTTCCTGTGTAACAGGAACCTCGGTTTCTGTCTTTACCCTTGATAAGACCCTGGATGAGGAATGGGATCAGGCGTTTAAAGGGTTTTTAAAACAAAATGAGATTCCGTTTCTGGAAGAATAA
- the htpG gene encoding molecular chaperone HtpG, which produces MAKTGSLTINSENIFPIIKKWLYSDHDIFYRELVSNGCDAITKLKKLEIMGEWQKPEDLDFKIEIITDSNEKSITFKDNGLGMTMEEVDEYINQIAFSGAQDFLEKYKDKANEDQIIGHFGLGFYSAFMVADRVTIDTLSYKEGASAVHWESDGGTEYEMEEGDKADFGTTIKLYLNEESLEFCNEYRAKEVLDKYCSFMPVAIYLSSSSSEPQYETIEKDELTDKDTVIETILEEAKTEEKENENGEKEVVEVSPAKEKYKIKKRPVPVNDINPLWNKHPNDCTEEEYKSFYRKVFNDYKEPLFWIHLNMDYPFNLKGILYFPKLNLNYDSLEGTIKLYNSQVFIADNIKEVIPEFLMLLKGVIDCPDLPLNVSRSALQNDGFVKKISDYITKKVADKLTGMFKTDRENYEKYWDDINPFIKFGCLKDEKFAEKINDSLLFKNLDGKFLTLSDCLEANKEKHENSVFYISDEKEQSQYINMFKEAGIDAVYLTHNIDSPFVGYLEQKNENVKFLCINSDLSDIFKEEVKEEDKEAMKADAETLTELFRKALNKEHLEVKVEKLKNGNVSSMITVSEESRRMQEMMKMYTMPGMDPSMFGAGGETLVLNYNNKLVQYILGHKDGTHTNSICEQLYDLAALSHGSLTPERMTKFIARSNELMLVMAEE; this is translated from the coding sequence ATGGCAAAGACAGGAAGTTTAACAATTAACAGCGAGAATATTTTTCCGATTATCAAGAAATGGCTGTATTCCGACCATGATATTTTCTACCGCGAGCTTGTTTCCAATGGCTGCGATGCTATTACAAAGCTTAAGAAGCTGGAAATCATGGGAGAATGGCAGAAGCCGGAGGATCTGGATTTTAAGATCGAGATCATTACCGATTCCAATGAAAAGTCCATTACCTTTAAGGACAACGGCCTTGGAATGACCATGGAGGAAGTTGATGAGTACATCAACCAGATCGCTTTCTCAGGTGCCCAGGATTTCCTTGAAAAGTATAAGGACAAGGCCAATGAAGATCAGATCATCGGTCACTTCGGACTTGGTTTTTATTCCGCATTCATGGTAGCTGACAGGGTTACGATTGATACCTTATCCTATAAGGAAGGCGCTTCAGCGGTTCACTGGGAGTCTGACGGCGGTACGGAATATGAGATGGAAGAAGGGGACAAGGCGGATTTCGGTACTACCATTAAGCTGTACCTCAATGAAGAAAGCCTGGAATTCTGCAACGAGTACCGCGCAAAAGAGGTTCTTGATAAATACTGTTCCTTTATGCCGGTGGCAATCTATTTATCCAGTTCATCTTCAGAGCCTCAGTATGAGACCATTGAAAAGGATGAACTGACCGATAAGGATACTGTGATCGAAACCATCCTCGAGGAAGCAAAGACAGAGGAAAAAGAGAACGAAAACGGTGAGAAAGAAGTCGTAGAGGTATCTCCTGCCAAAGAAAAATATAAGATTAAAAAGCGTCCGGTACCTGTCAATGATATCAATCCCCTGTGGAACAAGCATCCAAACGACTGCACAGAGGAGGAGTATAAGTCCTTCTACCGCAAGGTATTCAATGACTACAAGGAACCTTTATTCTGGATTCACTTAAATATGGATTATCCTTTTAACTTAAAAGGAATCCTTTACTTCCCCAAGCTGAATTTAAATTATGACAGCCTGGAGGGAACCATTAAGCTGTATAACAGCCAGGTATTTATTGCTGACAATATCAAGGAAGTTATTCCGGAATTCCTGATGCTGTTAAAGGGAGTGATCGATTGCCCGGATCTGCCGCTTAACGTATCCAGAAGCGCTCTTCAAAACGATGGTTTTGTGAAGAAGATTTCTGACTACATCACAAAGAAGGTTGCGGATAAATTAACCGGTATGTTTAAGACAGACCGTGAAAATTATGAAAAATACTGGGATGACATCAATCCATTTATTAAATTCGGCTGTTTGAAAGACGAAAAGTTTGCGGAGAAGATCAATGATTCCCTCCTGTTTAAGAATCTGGACGGTAAATTTTTAACTCTTTCCGATTGTCTGGAGGCGAATAAAGAGAAGCATGAAAACAGCGTATTCTATATCTCCGATGAAAAAGAGCAGAGCCAGTACATCAACATGTTTAAAGAGGCAGGCATAGATGCGGTTTATTTAACCCATAATATTGACAGCCCGTTTGTAGGCTATCTGGAACAGAAGAATGAGAATGTTAAGTTCTTATGCATTAATTCTGACTTATCCGACATCTTCAAGGAAGAGGTAAAGGAAGAAGATAAGGAAGCCATGAAGGCAGATGCAGAGACTCTGACCGAGCTGTTCCGCAAAGCATTGAATAAAGAACATCTGGAAGTAAAGGTGGAGAAGTTAAAGAACGGAAATGTATCATCCATGATTACCGTATCTGAGGAATCCCGCCGCATGCAGGAAATGATGAAGATGTATACCATGCCGGGAATGGATCCTTCCATGTTTGGTGCAGGCGGTGAGACCCTGGTTCTTAACTACAACAATAAGCTGGTGCAATATATACTGGGACACAAAGACGGAACCCATACAAATTCCATCTGTGAACAGCTTTATGATCTGGCGGCTCTCAGCCATGGTTCTCTGACACCGGAGCGCATGACGAAATTTATTGCCAGAAGCAATGAACTGATGCTTGTGATGGCAGAGGAATAG
- a CDS encoding sulfate transporter, which yields MKEKTMKIRKAMLRLMIALMLGIFAGAAPGTALVSYAETVAATEANQPAEGTSEDFGVTFFIWFFGGITLLILFVVVVVVCSSISAVGVFDAQGEE from the coding sequence ATGAAGGAAAAGACTATGAAGATAAGGAAGGCGATGCTGCGTCTGATGATCGCTCTTATGCTGGGCATATTCGCAGGAGCTGCACCTGGAACCGCACTGGTGTCTTACGCAGAGACAGTTGCGGCTACAGAAGCCAACCAACCGGCAGAAGGAACATCTGAGGACTTTGGAGTTACCTTTTTCATATGGTTTTTCGGGGGAATTACGCTTCTGATCCTGTTTGTTGTCGTAGTGGTCGTTTGTTCCAGCATAAGCGCAGTAGGAGTATTTGATGCGCAGGGAGAGGAATAA
- a CDS encoding DegV family protein, giving the protein MSYKIIGDSCLDLTADLKKDPHFQIIPLTLQVGNTHVIDDETFDQKRFLELVKSSSECPKTACPSPELYKEAFECDVDQIFVITLSEHLSGSYNSAVLGKRLYEEEHGNDGKKIAVLGSDSASSGQLNIALYVQSLCQASLPFEEIEEKARVFIKNMKTYFVLESLDTLRKNGRLTGLQAFFATALNIKPVMGANSGVIIKLDQARGINKALTRMVEIALKDGGDTRDKVLAIAHCNNPERAEHVKQEMLKKAVFKDVLIVETAGVATVYANDGGIIMTL; this is encoded by the coding sequence ATGAGCTATAAAATCATTGGGGACAGCTGCCTGGATCTCACGGCAGATTTAAAGAAAGATCCTCACTTTCAGATAATTCCCCTTACTTTGCAAGTGGGAAATACTCACGTAATCGATGACGAGACCTTTGACCAGAAGCGTTTTTTAGAGTTGGTAAAAAGCAGCAGCGAGTGTCCTAAAACAGCATGTCCGTCACCGGAGCTTTATAAAGAAGCCTTTGAATGCGATGTGGACCAGATTTTTGTTATCACTCTGTCCGAGCATCTAAGCGGCAGCTATAACAGCGCGGTTCTGGGAAAAAGGCTATATGAAGAAGAACATGGGAATGACGGGAAAAAGATTGCTGTGCTAGGCTCAGACTCTGCCTCTTCCGGACAGTTAAATATCGCTCTTTACGTTCAGTCCCTTTGCCAGGCATCTCTGCCCTTTGAAGAAATTGAAGAAAAGGCAAGAGTCTTTATCAAGAATATGAAGACCTATTTTGTTTTGGAAAGTCTGGATACTTTAAGAAAAAATGGACGTCTTACCGGTCTTCAGGCATTTTTTGCCACAGCCTTAAACATTAAGCCGGTTATGGGTGCTAATTCAGGCGTAATCATTAAGCTGGACCAGGCGAGAGGAATCAATAAAGCGCTGACCCGCATGGTGGAGATTGCCCTTAAGGACGGAGGAGATACCAGAGATAAGGTTCTCGCGATTGCTCATTGCAATAATCCGGAGCGGGCGGAGCATGTAAAACAGGAGATGCTTAAGAAGGCTGTATTTAAGGATGTGCTCATTGTTGAAACAGCGGGAGTTGCTACGGTATATGCCAATGACGGCGGAATCATTATGACGCTATAA
- a CDS encoding 6-phospho-beta-glucosidase, with the protein MGTMRENFLWGGATAANQCEGGWKEGKRGMGTVDVIPWGKNRLPVMQGEMDYRQLPVDSYYPSREAIDMYNHYKEDIALFAEMGFKCYRFSFSWSRIFPTGEEEEANEEGLKFYEDFIDELLKYGIEPVVTICHFDMPLALVEKYDSWKNRKVIDCFVKYCDAIFRRFRDKVTYWITFNEINMLLHLPFMGAGIRFTEGENEIQVKYQAAHNELVASAMATRLAHQINPDFKIGCMLAAGNFYPFSCNPKDVWESIKKDRDNYFFIDVQARGEYPSYAKKMFEREGIKLETGPEDDAILKEHTVDFISFSYYSSRCVSTAEEVITESTSGNVMKSIKNPYLKESEWGWQIDPLGLRVTLNTLYDRYQKPLFIVENGLGAVDRLEEDGSIIDDYRINYLEEHIKAMIEAVDEDGVDLLGYTPWGCIDLVSASTGEMKKRYGFIYVDKDNEGNGTLKRSRKKSFEWYKNVIASNGAVLKESGF; encoded by the coding sequence ATGGGAACTATGAGAGAAAACTTTTTGTGGGGAGGAGCCACTGCGGCAAACCAGTGTGAAGGCGGCTGGAAGGAGGGAAAACGGGGAATGGGAACCGTTGATGTGATTCCATGGGGAAAGAATCGTCTTCCGGTTATGCAGGGGGAGATGGATTACAGGCAGCTGCCGGTAGATTCCTATTATCCCTCCAGGGAAGCCATTGATATGTACAATCATTATAAGGAGGACATCGCCTTATTTGCAGAAATGGGGTTTAAATGCTATCGCTTTTCCTTTTCCTGGTCCCGCATATTTCCAACTGGGGAAGAAGAGGAGGCGAATGAAGAAGGGCTGAAGTTTTATGAGGATTTTATTGATGAGCTTTTAAAGTATGGGATTGAACCGGTAGTGACCATCTGCCATTTTGATATGCCGCTGGCTCTTGTTGAAAAATATGATTCCTGGAAAAACCGAAAGGTCATTGATTGTTTTGTGAAATACTGCGATGCCATTTTCCGCCGTTTCCGGGATAAGGTAACTTACTGGATCACATTTAATGAGATCAATATGCTTCTTCACCTGCCGTTTATGGGTGCTGGAATCCGGTTCACTGAAGGAGAAAATGAAATACAGGTGAAATATCAGGCTGCCCATAACGAATTAGTGGCTTCTGCCATGGCAACCAGACTGGCTCACCAGATTAATCCGGATTTTAAAATAGGCTGTATGCTTGCCGCAGGAAATTTCTACCCCTTTAGCTGCAATCCTAAGGACGTCTGGGAAAGCATAAAGAAAGACAGGGATAATTATTTCTTTATTGATGTACAGGCCAGAGGAGAGTACCCTTCCTATGCAAAGAAAATGTTTGAGAGGGAAGGAATAAAGCTTGAAACAGGCCCGGAGGACGATGCTATCTTAAAAGAGCATACGGTAGACTTTATTTCCTTCAGCTATTATTCATCCCGGTGTGTCAGCACAGCAGAAGAAGTCATTACAGAATCCACATCAGGCAATGTGATGAAGAGCATTAAGAATCCCTACTTAAAGGAATCAGAATGGGGCTGGCAGATCGATCCTCTTGGACTCAGGGTTACTTTGAATACTCTGTATGACCGTTATCAGAAACCGTTATTTATTGTGGAAAACGGTCTTGGCGCAGTGGATAGACTGGAAGAGGATGGAAGCATCATTGACGACTACCGGATAAATTATCTGGAAGAACATATAAAAGCAATGATAGAGGCTGTGGATGAGGATGGAGTAGATTTATTAGGATATACCCCCTGGGGCTGTATTGACCTGGTCAGTGCATCTACAGGAGAAATGAAAAAGCGATACGGCTTTATCTATGTTGATAAGGATAATGAAGGAAATGGAACCTTAAAACGCAGCAGGAAAAAATCCTTTGAATGGTATAAAAATGTAATCGCAAGCAATGGAGCTGTTTTGAAGGAAAGCGGATTTTGA